One window from the genome of Nicotiana sylvestris chromosome 9, ASM39365v2, whole genome shotgun sequence encodes:
- the LOC104235888 gene encoding cytochrome b-c1 complex subunit 6 → MSDEEVVDPKATLEVTCKPKCVRQLKEYQACTRRVEGDESGHKHCTGQYFDYWQCIDKCVAPKLFEKLK, encoded by the exons AT GTCGGACGAGGAAGTTGTTGACCCAAAGGCGACACTGGAAGTAACTTGCAAGCCTAAGTGTGTAAGGCAGCTAAAGGAGTATCAG GCATGTACTAGAAGGGTAGAAGGTGATGAATCAGGGCACAAGCATTGCACTGGACAGTATTTTGATTATTGGCAATGCATTGACAAATGT GTTGCCCCGAAGCTATTTGAGAAACTCAAGTAA